The nucleotide window CTGTTTTTTGTCGGTACTGCTACTGTCGTGTGGCGTTACGCCAGATTCACCCTTTTAACTGACCCTAACGATTGCGTATACCAATCCACTTCAACGATTACACCGTGTTCAAGTCGCCGCTTAAGGACTTTATGCAAGTGGTTAAAGAAGCAGGGTTGGATGGACGGGTGAAGTATCTCAGCCACGGTGAGACTTATACATTTAATGTGTCTCCCAATTTGTGGCAGTAGGTATAGATCGTGTCAGTGCGATCGCTCATGAGGATTCAAGCGGTATGAGGAGACGTGTAGCGATCGCGTAAGCGTCTCAAACTCTAGCCAATATCAGTTTTCATTTCGCCACGACGCTAGTGCACTCCTGTCATCGTGCCCGCGTAAAGCTTGTATTAAGGTAAACGCCTCAAACCTGTTCAGGATAATATATGATTTTAACTTATGGTTTCAACGTATCTCCGTTGTTATAGAGCTATGATTTTTTTAAAAAATGTTAAATACTTTTCTGGGACTGGCAAATAAGTACCTGATTGTCTACCATTGCCTTACTTAATGAGTGTTTACGTCCATAAGTTTTTATAACTCTTAAATTCATAAAGAGTTGATAAATATCGAGTTATAGCAACATTTTTAATTTAATCAACTCTATGATTTGGTTGTCCATAGAATGGGTATCACAGAACTAGCGTTAGCTTATGGAAGAGTTAGGTCGCTAGTTCTGTTTCTTTCTTTTTTTTGTAATCTCAAACCCGATAGACTTTGTGGCTGGGTGAGGGGAACATTTATCCCTTGAGTAGGGAAATAAAATTATAGCCTTGATGGTTCTATCCGACAAGACATTTATCAATAAAGCTCTTTCGTTTCGTCACTCTGGCTACTGCCTCGCCTCTGCAATCAATTGATGTCCAGATTGTACATAAGGGTTATACTCCCGCTGGGTAAGCGATCGCTCCCCTATAGCCAAGCCTTGCTCAGTTCCTTCAGAAACTCCTCATAAGCCTTATTGATTGCCTGCATAGTGGATATTGCACTAGCAGCAGGGTTGATATCAGGGTGGTACTGCCGTGCCAATCGACGGTAAGCCAGCTTAACTTCCTCTGGATGAGCATCACTATCGACACCCAAAACTCTCCACCATTCCCCAGATGATAGGGAATCAGATTCATTACCGCCAAGTATTCGACGCCAAATCTTAATAGTGCCGTTGTTTCCACCACTGATCAGAGTTTGTCCATCAGGAGTGAAGGCAACGGGACTGCACCCCGGCAGGGTTTGGATGAGTTCGCCCGTGTAAATATTCCACAGTTTAACTTCTTTCATGCTGCCGCTAGCCAGGATTTGTCCATCAGGCGTCATGGCAACGGAAAAAATCTCGGTTGATTGACTATCTATTGTGCGAAGGAGTTCTCCACTGTGGAGATTCCAAAATTTTATAGTACCGTCTGTACTACCACTCGCTAAACTATTGCCGTCAGGACTGATAGCAATAGAAGTCACCCAACTACTATGTCCAGAAAGAATGCGGGGTTGTGCCAAACGGTCTAAAGACCAAATCCTGATAGTTTTGTCCGCGCTACCACTCACGAGAGTTTGATTATCTGGAGTAATAGCAATAGACCAAATTGTGTCTGAATGTCCATTCAGAGTGCGTTTAAATTCTCCAGTGTACCCACCCCACAATCGAATAGTTTTATCACCACTGGCACTAGCAAGAATTCTGCGATCGCGGCTGAAGGCAACGGAGGAAACAAAACCAGAATGGCTGTAAGGAGAGTTTAGATAAAAAAAGCTGCCCATTAGTTCCCTTGTCTCAATCTGCCAACTGCTGATTTTGTTATCGAAGCCACCAGCAACCAGCATTTTTCCATCCGGACTAATGGCAACAGTAGAAACCTCCCCTGCTTGCCCAAAGAAGGTGAAAATCCGCTTTCCTGTTTTGAGATTCCACAGGCTAACGGTTCTATCCTGACTCCCACTGGCAAGCGTCTGTCCATCGGGGCTAATAGCGATGGTATTAACTGAGCCTGAGTGTCCTTTGAGCGTGCGTAAACATTTCCAAGGTTGAGGGGGTTGAGCCTCAATAGAAAAATTTTCTGCTTCAATTTCAGGAGCCGTAAATTGGCTCTCCTGGGATACTGAATAAGTGGCAGAGTTTTCAGGTTTTACAGATGAGTTGATGGCTGGATTAGAGGAAATTGCTGGTGCAAAATCAGGATGAGCAGAAGATTTTTTCCCGACTTTAACCTTTAACTGTGCTAACTCCTCCTCGATTTCCCAGGTAGCAAATTTTTGTTCTACGGCATCACCTAATAGTGTCCTCTCTAGCGCTTCCAGTTCTAACTCTAGAAGAGCCTGAGTGTACGCCTCC belongs to Microcoleus sp. AS-A8 and includes:
- a CDS encoding DnaJ domain-containing protein, which encodes MAEISAQSVVFMAGGAATGAGVSATVGGMGLAGGFGAFGIGMAPVTVAGAVAGAAAYGAFCAIADGDSAAFGAIGMGALGGAGVSATVGGMGLAGGFGAVGIGMGTMAAAGGVVGLGVYGLYKAFKQEPGQRMAGAINAFGRMESKVLEMEAYTQALLELELEALERTLLGDAVEQKFATWEIEEELAQLKVKVGKKSSAHPDFAPAISSNPAINSSVKPENSATYSVSQESQFTAPEIEAENFSIEAQPPQPWKCLRTLKGHSGSVNTIAISPDGQTLASGSQDRTVSLWNLKTGKRIFTFFGQAGEVSTVAISPDGKMLVAGGFDNKISSWQIETRELMGSFFYLNSPYSHSGFVSSVAFSRDRRILASASGDKTIRLWGGYTGEFKRTLNGHSDTIWSIAITPDNQTLVSGSADKTIRIWSLDRLAQPRILSGHSSWVTSIAISPDGNSLASGSTDGTIKFWNLHSGELLRTIDSQSTEIFSVAMTPDGQILASGSMKEVKLWNIYTGELIQTLPGCSPVAFTPDGQTLISGGNNGTIKIWRRILGGNESDSLSSGEWWRVLGVDSDAHPEEVKLAYRRLARQYHPDINPAASAISTMQAINKAYEEFLKELSKAWL